CTCCCACGACCCCGCCGGACCCGTCGGAATAAACGGCTGACGGTGCGCATCGGACGTGTCGATCCCGCCCCGATCCTTGCTCGCGAACTGCGGCCCGACCAGCGGCCGATACGGACGCTCCCAGTGCCGACCGTTATGGCTCACCGCCAGATGCACATCGCACGTATCGCCCATCTCCACGTGGTAAATCTTGCACAGCCCGAGATACAGGCTCTCGTATCGCATGATCTGCATGGCGTAAACCTGGTCGCCGAACGCGTCCCGTTCGTCAACGTCCATCATGCGGTACGTATCGGTCCAGTTCAGAAAGTCGTCGCTCTCAGCATACCCGCGATACCGCCGGTCGTGATACCCCATCTTCACCGACGCCACGTACTTCCGCCGAACCGGATCGTAGTGAACGCTCGTCGCGTCCAGACTCTGTGGCAGGATCACCCCGCGCCGCGTCCAGTGAACCCCGTCCGGCGAACTCCAGCCCTCCGTCCCGCTGTACCGAAGCTGGAGCTTGTACCGGAAGTCCGGCCGTGGATCGTCCGAGTCCACGATCATCGACCCGACGCCCTTGGTATCGATCACGATGTTGTTATCGAACGAGCCGCCGAATTCATGGACGCCCACCGGCGGTTTCTCCCAGCGAATTCCATCATCGCTGACCGCCAGGCACGTGCGCGAACGCTTGTGATTGCCCGGCTGAGGATCGTGGGCGTAGTACCACAGCCGGAATTGCCCGCTCTTTTGACGCTCAACCGCACCGAAAACGAAAGTCGCGTTGCCCTCCCACGGCCGGTCGGGAACGAGGATCGGATTGCCCGCGTGCTTGACCGGCCGATGAAACACGCGGCGGATGTTGCACACCCGATCAACACACCAGTCGTCGATAAAGAGCTGCCTTTCACGCCCCACCTTCAGAACCTTCGGCGGCTCGGGCGCCTCCGCTCCCACGTCGCGAATCGCAGGCTCAGCCGCGGCCACCTTCGCCCCGCGCTTCAGAACCTTCCCTACGCGAACCGCGTCCCAGTGGCCGCTGCCCCGCGCATCGGGATATCCGGCGTTGCCCAGGTTGATCGCAAAAACCTCGCCGCCCGGCAGAAGGTCCTGGAACGTGCCGATAAAGGTCTCCCGTTCCGGCTCACCCGCGTACAGATCGACCACCCTATCGTGGCGATGCAGCACAAACCGCACCCACGCCCCTTGCGGCAGCCCCTCAATCACCCCATCGCGCCGGCCGCCGTGCTCGACCAGGTCGATCCGGTACGTCCCCTGCGACGCGTCCCCATTGGCGTACAGATCAAGGGCCACCGGCCGCGGCTGCTCCCAGTCCGTCTGTTCCAGCCCGCCCTCCGCCCCGAATACCGGATCGGCCAGATACTTCAGCTCAAACGCCCCGGGCGCTCCGCCCGGCGTCTGGCACGACAGCACCGGCCAGTCCACCAGCTCCACCGACCCATCGACGACCGGACGAAACACGAACTCCACCACGCAATCCCCAACCGCCTTCGGCGCGTCCCACGCCCGCACCAGACGAACCCGGGCCTCCTGGTCGGGTCCGAACGCCGCCACGTGCGCGCACCGCCGCCCCTGATACGCAAAGTCATCCAGAATGCGGGCCCGCGTCTGATGGTCGGTAATCGCCCCGGCGTTCCGGGCGCAAAAAAGCGTATCGGTGAAGTTCTCGAAATCCACGTGAAGCGTCGAACCGTCGCTCCGGACCGCCTCGTTGGCCTTGCCCTTGACCATCGAATGCTCCTTCATACCAGCGTCTGACTTCTCGTCCGCCCAGCTATCCCGGCATGATATTGAACGTCTTCGGCGGTTCGCCGGTCCACGAGTGATAGATGGCCCCGATGATCGTCGGCGCCAGCCCGCCCAGCATGTCCCCTCCGATCAGGCCAAACATCAACGGCTTGAGCCGCTGATACGTCGACGCCCCGCCGTACTTCATCACCGTCATCTTCACGAACCACCCGAGCAGGAACGAGACCGCGAACGCCTTGCCCGGCATGCTCGCCCACACCACAAACAAAATCGGATGCAGCGGCCACTTCGGAAGCCGCAGCCGCAGCGCCGTAAACAGCAGCACCAGCCCCAACCCCGCGCCAAACGCCAGAATGTACGACAGATCCGGCGACATCTCGGCGAACCGCTGCCAACCCGACAGCGACTCCGCGTACTCCAGGCTCTCCTGCGCGATCAGCCGCTGCTTGACCCGCAACGCCTCCTTGAACGGAAACTGCGGGACGCTCTTGGTCGCCCACATGTCGCTCATGTTCGCCCCGCGGTCGTACTGGAAGTACATCGTCAGCGGCAACGCCACGCCCAACCCGACCACCAGGGCCAGGCCGCAGAATACCGCCGTCCGCCCCACCTTCACCTTCCGCATGTCCACCAGCTTCAACGCGTTGACCACGAACGGCATCAGCGCCTCGCGCGGATCGATCATCAGCACCATGCCCAAAACCAGCATGATCAGAATCGGCTCGGGTCCCAGCGCCTTCGCCCCGAACAACCCCCACAAAATGACCGCCGAGAACGTGTACGGCTGCAGGAAGAACATCCCCGTCTCCGCCACGATCCGGCCCATCACCAGGAAAATGATCACCACGCCCGCCGCGTATAGCACCGCCAACTGCCAGTCCAGGCCGACCGCTGCGATGTTCAGCACGAAAATCGCCATGCAGACCAGAAACACCCTCGCCCCCCACACCGCCTGCCGGTCCGCCTCCCCCTCGCTCCGAAGCCGCACCGCCTGGCTGAACACGCTCCGATAGTAGTGGCGCCCGGTGTACAGCAGCGCCATCAGAATCCCGAAGTACGAACCGAAGTTCAAAAACGACTCGAGCTTCAAGCCCATGTAGTCGCCCCCGCCCCGGATCGAAATCCCGTACCCGGCGAAAAAGCCCACTATCCAACAGAAGATAAACGGCCCGATCGCCAGCGACAGCGACACGTCCGTCGCCAGAAAATACGCGAACGCGATCACCGTAAAATACAGCGTCGGCATCAGCATGGCGCTTCCCTCCCCCTTCTGGAAGGTGGGAAACAGCGGCGCCAGCGAACTCATGTCGATCTTGAGCGGGATATGCATCATCGCGTTCGGATACCACGTGTACCCGTAGTTGTTCAAATGGATCAACAACACGCCCGCCAACCCCAGCCAGAACAGCTTGCTCCCGAACACCGACCCCTTGGCCTGACCCTCCTCCGGCAGAAGCGAATTCGTGAACGTCGCGATCGGATACGGCAACTGCTCGTGGTCCGACCACTGCCGATGAACCACCACCGCCAGCGCCACCAGACCGATCCACAGGGCCAGAATCACCGTCATCCAGAACGCCAGAGTCCGAACCCACGCTGACCAGGGTATCTGGCTCAGAGAAATGTGATTCTGCCCCGTTCGCATCCCGGACACAAAGGCCGTCCGCGCCCCCTCGTCTTCGCCGTCGACCAGCATGACCTCCGGGACCATGTCGATCACGCCCTGTTCCTTCCAACCGGGTTCGGTCTGCGCATAGTGGTGAGGCATCATGATCGAACTGGTGAACGACCGCAAAAGCCCCGACCCCGGTATGCAGCACGCCACCAGCGTCAATGCCAGAATGACCGCCAGCTCCCGCCCGCTCAACGCCAGCCGACGCGCGATCAGAAACAACGCCGGATTCACCACCAACAAAAACACGATCAACGCCCCATAGACCGACATCGGCATGTTGTTGCCGACCAGCATCGTCTGACGCATGATCGCGTCGTTAAAATACGTGAATCCGCAGAATACCGATGCGCCCAGCAGACCCAGAACAATTGCTCGCAGTGTCATCCCGCTCGTTCCCTTTGGCTTGCCCGTCCATGGACCGACTTCCCACGTTGCCCTGGCGTGCGGAGGTCGCCGTCCGAGGATAGTGGCGGGCAGCAGATTGCTCTTCGATTAAGAGTTATCAGCAGAACTCACAAGCCGCACCTCTCAATGTACCTCTGTAGCGATTCTTTTACAAGTTCCCGCCCCACCGGTTCGCCGAAAACCGCCAAAGTGCCTCAAAAATGCCGATCCGATCCCCGCTTGCCCGCCCGCACCGCTCCACGGATAATACCCAGTCGGAAGGAGGGCCGTGATGGGTGACGTTCCCGATCTGAACTGGGGAATCGATTTTCCGCGAATCAGGCTGCCGTCGATCCGTGACCTCGAACGACTCCGCGCCCTGCGAACCGAACGCCCGGAGGCGAAACCCGATACGCTGTTGCGACTGGCCATGGAAGAGGACCTGCTCCGCGATCTGGCCGAGTGCTTTCATCCCGACGTCGATCATCCCGACGAACGAACCGTCCGCCGAGTGCGGGTCGTGGACCTCGCAGCGGTGGCGGCCCGCTTCGCCGATACGGCCAGGGCGCTCGGCTTCAGCGATCCGGCCCAGCCGGCGGCTCCCGAACTTCGCCTCTGGTCCTGCCGGATCGACTCCGATGCGCCGGTCACGAGACTCCCGGTCCCTCTGTGTTGCCGAAGCTGCCTGTGGGGAACGCCCGCGAGGCTCACCGGCGCAGCGATCGATGGGCCGGTTCAGTTCATTGGCGTACGATTCCTCGCCTCAGCGGAGTTCGCCAACGCGACCTTCGCCGACCGCGTACGCTTTGCCCACTGCATCTTCCACGGCCCAGCCGACTTCGCCAACTGCCGTTTCAACGCCGAACTGACCTTCGATAACACCCAGTTCCACCATATCCTGGACCTGGCCGGAACAAACCTCCAATCCGACCTCGATCTCCGTAATGCAGCCTTTGCCGCCAAGGCCTTTCTGAACCTCTCCGATCTTCAATTCGGCAACACCAAGCTCTTCGGCGGCCGCCTCCGCCTGACCTTCGCCCAGCTCCGAAGACGCCACGGCCTGATCGTCGGCGACTCGCCAAGCAGCGTCCAGACGCTCGCCGAACGGGTGCAAGCGAGCCTGCCCGAACCACCCGCCACGCGATGGCAGCGGCTGGTGTTCCGCCTCAATCTGAAGCGAATGGCCAGAGCCGCGGCACGCGACCAATATGCCGAACTCGCAGCCAACTTCGAAGCCCAGCGGACCGTCGACGCCCGCCAATCCCGAGACCTCTGCCTCTACCGCTATCGCGACCTTCGCCGAAGAACCCAGATCCGGCGGCTAAGCCCGCGCCGATGGCTGTGGGAGTGGCTGATCCTCAAGTGGGCCTTCGGCTACGGCCTGCGCCCCGTCCGTATCGCCGCAACGGCCCTGATCGTCATCCTCGCCTTCGCCCTGGCCTACCACACCGGCTTGGGCCTGCCCGCCGACCGCTGGGCCATCCAGACCACCGACCCCTTTCCCGTCTCGCTCGCCGCCGTCGAACCGTGGCCCGTCCGCCTCCAGGAGACGCTGCACATCTCAGCCGCAACCTTCATCGGACTGGGAACCCCGACGTGGCAGCCGATGTTGGCCGCCAAAATCGCCACAACCCTCGAAGCCGCCCTGGGACTCGTCCTGACCCTCCTCTTCGCCCTCGCCGCCTTTCGCAGATTCACCCAATAGGGCCACGCACCAGGCAGCCGCCACGGCCGAGCGGCTCAAAAAGACGGTCACGAACCAACCACTTTCCGCCCGCGCACATACACGTCCCGCGCCTCCAGCCGGTACTCGCCCGGCCCGCCGTCGACCCGTTCGCCGGATTCGACGATGCCGCCCGACGCGTATAGACCCTGCCGCCAGAAGACCTATTCCCGGCTCGCCGTCCATATCTATTCCAGCGTTTGTTTGACGGCAGAGATCAGTTGGAGGTCCATGATGCTTCCACCGGGTTAATCTGTGCGGTTCCGGCCTTGAACGCCGACAGCAGAGTCTGATCGTCGTGAGGTGAAAGGAGAAAACGGGGTCCGCCATCGATCGGAAGGCAGATGGCGGCGGGTGTGGCCTGGATTTCGTCGGGATTATCCATGAGATCGACGACCCGAACGTCCTTCGCCGCAAGCGGAAGCGTGATGGTGCCGGTTTGTTCCGGCGTGCCGGCGTGCCAGTACACCAGGAGGTAGCCGTCGGGTCCTTTAAAGACCATGCCGCGGACGTCATCGCCGATTTTTTCCTGCCCGACGAACTCCTTGCCGTCCAGCATCCAGGTCATGGTGTTGTACGCACAGACGATCGGCTTGATTCCTCTCTGGCGGACCATGTTGTAGTGCCACTTTTCGTTGTAGGCCCGGAAAGCGAAGTAGATGAAATGCTTCACCCCGCCGGCCAGACCGATCAGATGGGAACGCACGCAGTAGTTGGCCTGAAGGCGTTCGGGAACCGCGATAGCCCTCATCGGCTCCGGAGAATCGTCGGGCAGATCCCGGTCTTCGTAATCGTCTGCGGCGAAGGAAAACTCCGTCCACCAGACGGGCATCCCCGGCCGGTATTTGTCGACCTCCGCTCGCACCGCCGCCTGGTATTCTTCCAGAGCGGCGGCCTCGGGAGCGTCCTTGCCGCCAAACACGTAGGGATGGACTGCAATACCGTCACAGGCCTGGGCGCCGCCGGCCTTGAGGAACCATTGTAAGTAATTCAATATTGACGGACACGACACGCAGGCCAGGATCACCGTGTTCGGATCGACTTTCTTGGCTTCTTCCATGGCGATCTGATGGACCTCGACGCAATTATCGACCGGCATCTCGCCGATGTACGGTTCGTTGGTCACTTCCCAGGCGTGCCCCTTGCCCTTGTACCGCTCCGCCTTGAGTCGCGAGAACGTTCGCCAGGCGTCCAGGTCTTTTACCGGCGGACGCCATTTGACGCCCTCGACCATCGGCCAGTTGGGAAATTCGCCGAAGAACATGTTGCCGATATTGAGCTTTTCCGTGACGGCCACGGCATTGTCCGTGAATCGCCAATCATACTGTCCTTGCACCGGTTCCCGATACGCCCATCCGCACTCGTCGCGCGACCACTGGGCGCCGATCTTCTTGGCCAGTGTTGCGGCCAGACCGCCGTCATAGGCCGGGCTGATCCCGAACAGTCCGAAATAGTCCGTGGGCTTGAACGGCCGATCCAGCGGGTGCGGCCGGATCACGCCCATCGTCAGGACGTTGGTGTAACCGTGATTGTATTTCCGGTCCAGCACCTGCGTCTTCACCACATAGAAACCCTTGTGGGTCAGTTGGGGAACAATCGTCTGAATATCGGGCTCGCCGGCCGACAGGGTTTTGTCGGTTTGATCCTGATAAACGGTCTGACCGTAATAATCGGTCACCGTGGTCGTCACCGTCACCGGCAGATCCTCGGTTAACTGCTTGCCAAGGCGAAGATCCAACTTGATCGCGACCGGTTGGGTGTCCTCGAATACGTTTCGGTACTGATCCGTGCTCAGTGCGATCTCCACCGAAGGATTCGGCGGGAGAAATGTGAAGTCCAGCAGACCTTCCGGCGTGCTTTCAAGTTCCACCATCCACGATGCGCCCGGCGAACGTCGGAAGCGGACACTGGCGGCCTTTTGAATCGACAGGCCCATATCCAGGCGAGGCGCCCGACCAAAAGAAACGACATGAGGATTGACTGCGTAGAGAACGTCCTTGCCGTCGATCAAGAACTTGCCCTTCTGGTAGAATTTTTCCGGTAACCGGAAGAGCAGCACGCCACGCTGGTCCTTTCCCACCGAGGCAGGGTCGTATTGGTACTCGAAGCGGACCCCGTCCGTCTCGACTTGAACGGTCTGAGTCAATCCGATCGCTTTTCCACAGGCATCGATTTGTCCCGTCATCGTCAAAGCGACGGAGGTCCTGGACTCCTGGACGTCAGTCCACTTGTTGGGCGTCTGGCCATGTCGGTATTCGTCGCCGGCCTGGAAAAAAATAAACTGCCCGTTCTCCGCCAGCATCTGATGAAAACCAGTCACCTTCTCGATGCCCGGCCGTTCCGTTGGGTTCAGGACGACCTGAAATGCATCGGAATAAAACGTTCGATCGCGATAGGCGTACGAAAACTGCCCCAAAACGGGACTCGTCAATCCAATCACCGCCACGAGAGCCGGAAGGATACGCATAGTAAGACTCCTTGAGTCGACAAATGTCTCTGGTGTAAGAAAAAAGGGACATGGTGGTTTTCTATACCCGCCACCGCCACCCTTCATCCAGCATCGTCAAGTACTTGTCCACCGGCACATAATCGGCGATACTGTTACCCGAGCCCAGTGCATACCGGCCCGTCTTGCCGATCCTCGTCATCAGCAAATTCACGTGCTTGCGAATCTCAGTCTGGGAACTCCGGCACAAACGGTCCACGTCGAATCCGCCAAGAATCGCGATCCGATCCCCATACCGCTCCGCCGCCTCCGTCACCGGTAAAATCGCGTCCTCATACGAATGCTTCGCGTCGATCCGGATGGTATCGATCAGTTCGTCCATGATGGCCGCCAGGTTACCGCACGAATGCAGAATGCACGGCTTGTTCTGACCGTGAACAATATCCACCAGCCGTTGATACCACGGAAAAACAAACGTCCGAATGTCCGCCGGCGAAATCAGCGTCTGCGTCTTAAACCCCAGATCGTCGCTGATCACCAGCGATCCGACCTCCGGAAGCATCGTCATCCCCGCGTACATCGCCTCGTAGATCCGCCCGATTCGTTCGAATATCGCGTGGACCAGGTCCCTGTCGTCCGCCAGCAGAAGGCACAAATTGTTATACCCGCACAGCGACTCCGCCATCTCGAAAATCCCGCCCGTCTGCCCGATCATCTTCATCCCCGCCGGCAGCACGGACGCGACGGCCTCAAAATCGTCGAACCCCACCGTCTCCGGCTCGGGCCACGGATACCGCTGAAAACTCTCCCGGTCCGTAATCGGGTAATCCCCGGTCGTATCGACCAGACTCCCCGTCTGGATCCTCAGCGTCGGCCAGACCGGAACGTAGTCGTACCCCGCTCGGTGATAAAACTCCACCGTCGCCGCCGCGTCGGCCACCGGCTTGCCCAGCAACTGTTCCATGATCGGCCGGTCCACGAACAACTCGTAAAACGGCACGAAATCCGGCCTGCCTTCCCTCATCAGAACTTTGCGCAACTGCGAAAACTCCGGTGCGGGACGAATCCCGATATCGTCGATGCGGCGGTATGTGGACTCCATGCTCACTCCAGGGTGAAGGACTGTTTCGTATTCACCGCAACCTTGCCTTTGACTGTTTGAGAAAAGGAACCCATCCTTTCATCAATCGCCGCTGCATCATAACCATCCGGAACATGTGCGTCAAGCTAAAAATGATTGCTTTACCGCTTCAGCATCCCTATATGACAGTTTCTGCCTTTGACATTCTTCCGGATTCTCGATAAACTCTTTATCATGACAACGATCAGACCCAAATCCGGAATGACGATTCGTGAAATCGCGGAACTCGCCGGCGTATCCAGCGCGGCGGTCTCAGCCGTCCTGAACAACCGCTGGAAACAGATCCGCCTGACCGAGCAGACGCGGAATAAAATCGCGGCGGTGATCAAGGAGACCCGGTTTCAGCCCAACACAGCCGGAAAGGCCCTGGCCTATCGACGCAGCTTCGTGATCGGGATGATCGTCGAGAAGATCAACTTCTCCTTTCTGCCCGAGGCTTTGGAAGGCATCGAGGATCTGACCGAGCAAAAGGGGTATGGTCTACTGATGATGACCACCCGGAAGGACCCGGCCCGTCAGGAACGCATCCTCAACTATCTCCTGGCTCGAAATGTCGAGGGGATGCTCCTGGGCCCGGGCATTGACATTCCGCCGACTTTTCTGGAGACACTGGCGGCCCGGGTTATTCCCGTGGTTCAAATGGGGGAGGCGCCGGAGGGAAAGTCATTCGCCTGTGTCGACGGAGCACAAATCGGTTATCTGGGAATGCGGCACCTGCTCGAACGCGGGCATCAGCGTATCGCCTGCTGGGGGACATCGCCCATGATCCACGAAGGGATCGATCGGGCTATCCGCGAATCGGGGCGGGAGGTCCGGATCGACCACTGGCCGTTCTGCGATCCCATGGAGAGCATGGATCAATGGTTCCACGACACCGACCGGCCCACCGCAATGTTCGTCGGCAGCGACGAGGTCGCTTCCAGAATTCTCCATCGTGCCATTCGCCAAGGGGTGAAGATTCCCGAGGAACTGGCGTTGATGGGCGTGAACGACACCCAGGCCGCCGTCGAGGCCGCGATCC
This is a stretch of genomic DNA from Phycisphaerae bacterium. It encodes these proteins:
- a CDS encoding uroporphyrinogen-III decarboxylase-like protein yields the protein MESTYRRIDDIGIRPAPEFSQLRKVLMREGRPDFVPFYELFVDRPIMEQLLGKPVADAAATVEFYHRAGYDYVPVWPTLRIQTGSLVDTTGDYPITDRESFQRYPWPEPETVGFDDFEAVASVLPAGMKMIGQTGGIFEMAESLCGYNNLCLLLADDRDLVHAIFERIGRIYEAMYAGMTMLPEVGSLVISDDLGFKTQTLISPADIRTFVFPWYQRLVDIVHGQNKPCILHSCGNLAAIMDELIDTIRIDAKHSYEDAILPVTEAAERYGDRIAILGGFDVDRLCRSSQTEIRKHVNLLMTRIGKTGRYALGSGNSIADYVPVDKYLTMLDEGWRWRV
- a CDS encoding LacI family transcriptional regulator; this translates as MTTIRPKSGMTIREIAELAGVSSAAVSAVLNNRWKQIRLTEQTRNKIAAVIKETRFQPNTAGKALAYRRSFVIGMIVEKINFSFLPEALEGIEDLTEQKGYGLLMMTTRKDPARQERILNYLLARNVEGMLLGPGIDIPPTFLETLAARVIPVVQMGEAPEGKSFACVDGAQIGYLGMRHLLERGHQRIACWGTSPMIHEGIDRAIRESGREVRIDHWPFCDPMESMDQWFHDTDRPTAMFVGSDEVASRILHRAIRQGVKIPEELALMGVNDTQAAVEAAIPLTTVSQPKYEQGQAAAQLLFDLMEGKPAQSVVLQPNLVVREST